The following coding sequences lie in one Heyndrickxia oleronia genomic window:
- the acsA gene encoding acetate--CoA ligase codes for MKLVTLPSVKGDYNLKSYEDMYTSFDWKDVEREFSWSETGKVNMAYEAIDRHANTFRKNKVALYYRDETRNEKYTFKEMKDLSNKAGNVFKAYGNVEKGDRVFIFMPRSPELYIATLGAIKLGAIVGPLFEAFMEGAVKDRLEDSEAKVLVTTPELLKRVPVDQLPALKTIFIVGSDIEEDDKYLDFLKYVKTASKDLEIEWVDRTDGLILHYTSGSTGKPKGVLHVHNAMIQQYQTAKWVLDLQEEDIYWCTADPGWVTGTSYGIFGPWLTGTSNVIVGGRFKPEDWYKTIEDFSVTVWYSAPTAFRMLMGAGDEIIKKFDLSCLRHVLSVGEPLNPEVIRWGMKVFNKRIHDTWWMTETGAHLICNYPCMEIKPGSMGKPIPGVEAAIIDDQGNELPPNRMGNLAIKKGWPSMMHTIWNNQAKYDSYFFPSGWYVSGDSAYMDEDGYFWFQGRVDDVIMTSGERVGPFEVESKLLEHPAVAEAGVIGKPDPVRGEIIKAFVALLEGYEESDELKGEIRQFVKTGLAAHAAPREIEFRDKLPKTRSGKIMRRVLKAWELDLPTGDLSTMED; via the coding sequence ATGAAATTAGTAACGCTGCCATCTGTAAAAGGTGATTATAATCTTAAAAGCTATGAAGATATGTATACTAGTTTTGACTGGAAGGACGTAGAACGAGAGTTCTCATGGTCCGAAACAGGTAAAGTGAATATGGCGTATGAAGCGATAGATCGTCATGCAAATACCTTTCGCAAAAATAAAGTAGCCCTATATTATCGGGATGAAACTAGAAATGAAAAATACACTTTTAAAGAAATGAAAGATCTTTCTAATAAAGCAGGAAATGTTTTTAAAGCATATGGAAATGTTGAAAAAGGGGATCGGGTCTTTATTTTTATGCCTAGATCTCCAGAGTTATATATAGCCACCCTTGGAGCGATTAAATTAGGTGCCATCGTTGGTCCACTTTTCGAAGCATTTATGGAGGGTGCGGTAAAAGACCGCTTAGAGGACAGTGAAGCTAAGGTTTTAGTAACAACACCTGAATTGTTAAAACGTGTACCTGTAGATCAATTACCTGCTCTTAAAACAATATTTATTGTCGGTTCAGATATTGAAGAAGATGATAAATATCTTGATTTTTTAAAGTATGTTAAAACTGCATCAAAAGATTTAGAAATTGAATGGGTGGATCGTACTGATGGCTTAATTCTACACTATACATCTGGTTCAACTGGAAAGCCAAAGGGTGTGCTCCATGTTCATAATGCGATGATTCAACAGTATCAAACGGCAAAATGGGTACTAGATTTACAAGAAGAGGATATTTATTGGTGTACAGCTGATCCTGGCTGGGTTACCGGTACTTCCTATGGAATCTTCGGTCCATGGTTAACAGGAACTTCAAATGTTATTGTTGGCGGACGTTTTAAGCCAGAGGATTGGTATAAAACAATTGAAGACTTTAGCGTAACTGTATGGTACAGTGCGCCAACCGCATTTCGTATGTTAATGGGAGCTGGGGATGAAATTATTAAGAAATTTGATTTAAGTTGCCTTAGACATGTTTTAAGTGTGGGTGAGCCGTTAAATCCTGAAGTAATCCGTTGGGGGATGAAGGTATTTAATAAACGTATCCACGATACATGGTGGATGACAGAAACAGGTGCACATTTAATTTGTAATTATCCTTGTATGGAAATTAAACCTGGATCGATGGGTAAACCAATTCCGGGTGTGGAAGCAGCGATTATTGATGATCAAGGAAATGAACTGCCTCCGAATAGAATGGGGAATTTAGCAATCAAAAAAGGTTGGCCATCAATGATGCACACAATTTGGAATAACCAAGCAAAATATGATTCATATTTTTTCCCGTCAGGATGGTATGTTTCAGGGGATTCAGCCTATATGGATGAAGATGGATATTTCTGGTTCCAAGGAAGAGTGGACGATGTAATTATGACCTCTGGGGAACGTGTGGGCCCATTTGAGGTAGAGAGCAAATTATTAGAACATCCAGCGGTCGCTGAGGCAGGAGTTATTGGGAAACCAGATCCAGTTCGTGGGGAAATTATTAAAGCATTTGTTGCTTTATTAGAGGGATATGAAGAATCAGATGAACTAAAAGGGGAAATTCGTCAATTTGTGAAAACAGGTTTAGCAGCTCATGCAGCTCCTAGGGAAATTGAATTTCGAGATAAACTTCCGAAAACAAGAAGTGGAAAAATCATGCGTAGAGTCCTTAAAGCATGGGAGTTAGATCTTCCTACTGGGGATTTATCTACGATGGAGGACTAA